In a single window of the Papaver somniferum cultivar HN1 chromosome 8, ASM357369v1, whole genome shotgun sequence genome:
- the LOC113301568 gene encoding protein FAR1-RELATED SEQUENCE 5-like, translated as MVTFEAEDDTMFSDSTSVESFNLDEIDFNTSFEGGGVIESYLTVPVFVNDQKGDFTINDQSNTQIVPVDHFGPISEQYPDTSHLYRTNMAFDSKHEARDWCVEMGKNNNCIIVTPSGVCRKRNVWTNGKGCRFELGCERCGVYKSHKSKKEVEKSIGKKRKKDTGTKKINCPLKLSVLCGDDSKWRVTVRNGRHSHDPPESLVGHVTSSLSEEEYQRVVQLYGDGAKPATILTTMQREFPGIVCHIKTIYNAILKSKRISGDGRTSVQEFKHLCAENHYIFRSRTNINKEITDLFFAHPKFASLANTFHNFVILDNTYKTNLYDMPLLNVVSHTSTKAPFTVAPCFMQFEREDNFVWAFERLKEIYLYDNVPTLFLTDCSQAMIKAVKRVFPFSTHLLCTWHINKDMMAYCKPIINPPKKKKNNNSKNKGDEQDEQDEIVPELSPQERIQQTELEKEKRKKQKFVTAIDTFWRQLSLKSVNKVREERMFHEY; from the exons ATGGTTACTTTTGAGGCCGAAGATGATACCATGTTTTCGGATAGTACGAGTGTTGAAAGCTTTAATCTTGATGAAATTGATTTTAATACTTCATTCGAAGGAGGAGGAGTGATTGAGTCATATCTTACTGTTCCTGTGTTTGTTAATGATCAGAAAGGCGATTTTACAATAAATGATCAATCAAACACACAA ATCGTTCCTGTTGATCACTTTGGACCCATTTCAGAACAATATCCGGACACCTCACACCTCTACAGAACAAACATG GCCTTTGATAGCAAACATGAAGCAAGGGATTGGTGCGTCGAAATGGGTAAAAACAACAATTGTATTATTGTTACTCCAAGTGGTGTGTGTAGGAAAAGGAATGTTTGGACCAATGGAAAGGGTTGTAGGTTTGAACTGGGATGCGAGAGGTGTGGTGTTTACAAAAGTCACAAGTCGAAGAAAGAAGTTGAGAAGTCCATAGGCAAGAAGAGGAAAAAAGACACAGGAACGAAGAAAATAAATTGTCCATTGAAGTTAAGTGTTCTGTGTGGGGATGATTCAAAATGGCGTGTAACTGTCAGAAATGGGCGGCATAGCCACGATCCCCCGGAATCTCTAGTGGGACATGTGACTTCGTCATTGAGTGAAGAAGAGTATCAAAGGGTTGTACAGCTCTACGGCGATGGTGCAAAACCTGCAACGATCCTTACGACTATGCAACGAGAATTCCCTGGAATAGTTTGTCATATCAAGACTATTTACAATGCGATTCTAAAAAGTAAGAGAATATCAGGGGATGGGAGGACATCAGTTCAAGAGTTTAAGCATTTGTGTGCAGAAAATCACTACATATTCCGATCGAGAACCAACATTAACAAAGAAATTACAGATCTGTTTTTCGCACATCCCAAGTTTGCAAGTTTAGCCAACACTTTTCACAACTTTGTTATACTCGACAACACATACAAGACAAATCTATATGACATGCCGTTGCTAAATGTGGTTAGCCATACATCGACCAAAGCTCCGTTTACAGTTGCACCATGTTTCATGCAATTTGAAAGAGAAGATAATTTTGTTTGGGCATTCGAGCGTCTCAAAGAGATTTACTTGTATGATAATGTGCCAACTTTGTTTCTAACAGATTGCAGCCAAGCCATGATCAAAGCTGTGAAGAGGGTGTTCCCATTTTCAACACACTTGCTTTGTACTTGGCATATTAACAAGGATATGATGGCATATTGCAAACCCATCATAAACCcccctaagaagaagaagaacaacaacagcAAGAACAAGGGTGATGagcaagatgagcaagatgagaTAGTTCCAGAGCTTAGCCCTCAAGAGCGAATCCAGCAAACTGAGCtcgagaaggaaaaaagaaagaaacaaaagttCGTCACCGCTATTGATACCTTTTGGAGGCAATTGTCATTAAAGTCCGTCAATAAAGTTCGGGAGGAGAGAATGTTTCATGAATATTAG